A genomic window from Triticum urartu cultivar G1812 chromosome 7, Tu2.1, whole genome shotgun sequence includes:
- the LOC125525790 gene encoding zinc finger protein ZAT4-like encodes MMTGSSSRVFIMPGAGHVHYLVAGGSGGGDDPRYPWTFKSLHEVDAVVPAIARGAPVGPDGCPICFRTFASAKAVHGHMRSHTDRSWCGMEPPRETPLGELGPDGQRYPYVCDRCKMPFQTRQALGGHRASHNGKKGCSWLEREELAAAEEARKPVVFGVDLNLPAPEADQEQGEE; translated from the coding sequence ATGATGACCGGATCGAGCTCCCGAGTGTTCATCATGCCCGGCGCCGGCCATGTCCACTACCTCGTCGCGGGAGGCTCCGGAGGAGGCGACGACCCCAGGTACCCCTGGACCTTCAAGTCCCTGCACGAGGTGGACGCCGTCGTCCCTGCCATCGCCCGTGGAGCACCGGTAGGGCCTGACGGGTGCCCCATCTGCTTCCGCACATTCGCCAGTGCCAAGGCCGTCCATGGCCACATGCGCAGCCACACGGACCGCAGCTGGTGCGGCATGGAGCCGCCCCGGGAGACACCCCTGGGCGAGCTCGGGCCGGACGGGCAGCGTTACCCGTACGTGTGCGACCGCTGCAAGATGCCTTTCCAGACGCGCCAGGCGCTCGGCGGCCACCGCGCCAGCCACAATGGTAAGAAAGGCTGCTCCTGGCTCGAAAGAGaggagctcgccgccgccgaAGAAGCTCGCAAGCCCGTCGTGTTCGGCGTTGATCTGAACCTTCCGGCTCCCGAGGCAGATCAGGAACAGGGGGAGGAGTAG